The DNA window TCGGTGAGCGCCGGTGAGGCGTAGTACTCCCCCGGTCCCGGTGTCTTCGGGACGCCGACCGGGGTCGGTGAGCCCGGCCCGGCGGCAGCGACGTCGACCCGCACGATTTCTTCGCCGCGGAAGTAGTCCTCGCGTGTGGACCACCACAGTGGATCCGCGCCGCCTTCCGCCGACGCGCTCGGGTACAGGGACGCGTACCGCGTGAGCTGCGCGTTCACGGCGTTGAGACCCGCGAGGGTGACCAGCAGCAGCCCGGCACCGACCGCGACGGCGGTGCCGATGATGATGAGGCGGGTGAGCGCCTCCCGCCCGCCCGCCACGGCGAGGCGGAGCCCAAAGCGGATCATGACGCGATCCGGTCCGGCGCGTTCACGCGGCCGTCGCGCACGATGACCTCACGGTCGGCGTACGCGGCGACCCGTGGTTCGTGGGTGACCAGGATGACCGTCGTGCCCTGCTCACGGGCCGCGGTGACCAGCAGATCCATGACCTGCTCGCCGGTGAGCGAGTCGAGCGCACCGGTCGGCTCGTCGGCGAAGAGGACCTCCGGCCCGGCGACCAGACCTCGGGCGAGGGCGACCCGCTGGGCCTGCCCTCCGGAGAGCTCGCCGGACCGGCGCTGCTCCAGCCCTTCCAGGCCGAGCCGCTCGAACCAGCCGTACGCCTTGCGCAGCGCCTCGGCCCTGCGGGTGCCGTTGAGCAGCAGCGGCAGGGCCACGTTCTCCGCGGTGGTCAACTCGGGAACGAGCTGACCGAACTGGAAGACGAACCCGAAGCGGTCCCGGCGCAGGCTGCTGCGCCGGGCCTCAGTCATGGAGTCGACCCGGGCCCCGTCGAACAGGACCTCGCCGGAATCCGGAACCAGGATGCCGGCCAGGCAGTGCAGCAACGTCGACTTACCCGAGCCGCTGGCCCCCATGATCGCGACGATCTCGCCCTCGTCCACGGCGATGCTGGCGCCCCGGAGCGCGGGTGTCTGGCCGAACGAGAAGACGACGTTCCTCGCTTCGATCGCGATGGTCATGGCCGTACCGCTTTCTTCAGGGAGTCCAGCCGGGCGCCGGTCATCTCGATCCACCTGAGGTCCGCCTCCAGGTGGTACAGGCCGTGGTCGGCGAGCAGTGCGTCGACGAGGTTGCCGGTGCGCTTGATCTCGGTGAGCTCACGCATCCGCTGCAGGTGCGCGCTGCGCTGGGTGTCGAGGTATTCGTCGGCCGGGCGGTCCAGCATCAGCGCGAGCACGACCTTGGCGAAGAGGACGGTCTGCAGGTGCGGTTCCGGCTCGACCGGCTGGGTCAGCCACTGCTCGACCTCGGTCGCGCCCAGGTCGGTGATGATGTAGCGCTTGCGGTCGGGTCCTTCGCCGGGGCCGACCTCGCTGATCACCACCTTGCCGTCGCGAGCCAGGCGGCTGAGGGTCGAGTAGACCTGCCCGAACGGCAGCGGCTTACCGCGGCCGAAGTAGGTGTCGTACTCGCGCTTGAGGTCGTACCCGTGGCTGGGCTCGCGATCGAGCAGGCCGAGGAGGGTGAGGGGAACGCTCATGCCAGCACCATACACCGGAGGTATACACCGCGTATATACCCTCGGTTTCTACGTCCGCCGAGGATTGAAACGGGCCTTGTCGGCGGCGGGGTCGCCCAGGCGACGACGACGAAGGCCTCCGGTCATGGAGCCAAGGTCCAGAGACCGCGCCACCACCAGGAGGCCTTCATCACGGCCGTGGTCCTTACTGCACTCCGGGAGGACCAGGTCCCTCTCGACGCCGGGCCCGTTCTCCGCCATCGCATCCGACCGGGCTGCCGGACGTCAGACCCGCAGCGCCGCCGCGAGGTCGCCGATCGTCCGCGCCGCGTACCGCTGCATCCCCGGGCCGAAGGTGATACGCGTGGCGCCCAGCCGTCCCAGCTCGGCCACGGACTCCCTGTCCGGCTCGGCAGCCATGTTGATCGGGCCCTCGATGCCCTCCCGCAGGAGCGGGAGCACCTCGGGCGGCGCCAGGAGCGGGTACACGCAGTCGGCGCCGGCGGCCAGGTACAGACGGGCGCGGGCCAACGCGTCGGCCGGCTCACCCGTCCCTACCAGGAAGGTGTCGACGCGCGCGTTGATGAAGAGCGCGTCACCCGCCTCGGCGCGCACCTCGGCCAGCCAGTCCGCGTGCCGCTGAGGGTCCTTGAGCGTGGCGTGACCCTCGGAGTCTTCCAGATTGCAGCCGACGGCGCCGGTCTCCAGGATCCGCTCGACGAGCTCCTTCGGTGCGAGGCCGTAACCGCCCTCGACGTCGGCGGACACGGGCACGGAAACGGCCCGGACGATCCTCGCCACCGCGGCGAACATCTCGTCGGGCGGGGTGGCGCCGTCCTCGTAGCCGAGCGAGGCGGCGATCCCGGCGCTCGGTGTGGCGAGCGCGGGAAAGCCGGCGTCGGCGAGGACCCGGGCGCTGGCCGCGTCCCACGGCCCCGGCAGGACGAGCGGGTCGCCGGTAGCGCGGCCGTGATGCAGGGCGCGGAAGGTGGCGGCGGTCATTTGACGTCTCCCGAGGAAGCAATGCGGTGATGGCACAGACGGGTGATAACGCTACGCGCCCGGGGGCACTGGCTCACGGCCCATCCCGTCGCTGGCGCTCAGGGCGCGGCGGGTGCGTACGTGTCATCGATGAACAGCCGTCGGTTCTGAAGGCTGCCGCGAGTCCACTGTTGCTCGCGCGGTCCCCGTTCGTGGCAGGCTGGCGTCCCCGGTCGATGACGCGCCCTCAGATGCGCCCTTTCGGGTGTCCGAGCATGTCATGTTTTGTAGGTTCAGAGGTGCCAGGTACCTTGCCAGGTTGCCAGCGCCTCCGCTCCCGGTCGGGCGTCCCTAGGAGGCAGACGCCGTGACGTCGAGTCCGCTACCCCGGATTCTTCGCCGCCGCGGCGAGCCCGAGTTTCCGACCTTCCTGGAGCTCTTCTTCGATCTGGTCTACATCTTCATGTTCTCCCGGCTCGCCGCCGGGCTGGTGAACGACCTCAGCGCCCGCAACGCGGCGCAGACCGCCGTCCTGCTGCTGGCCGCATGGTGGGTCTGGGTGCTGACCGCGTGGCTCACCGACCTGTTCAACCCGCGGTTGCCGCTGGTCCAGGCCACCGTTCTCCTGGTCATGTTCGGCACACTGTTGATGGCCATCGCGATCCCGAGGGCCTTCGGCACACACGGGTGGCTCTTCGTCGCGGCGTACTTCGCCATCCACTTGGTCCGGGATTCCGTTCTCATTCCCGGCACCCGCATGAACCGGCCGATCCAGGCCAGGAGCATCCGCGTCTTCTTCTGGTTCGGCGTCACCGTCGGGCCATGGGTGGCCGGAGCCCTCGTGGACGGCACGGCCAGGCTGGTGCTCTGGTCCATCGCGGTCGCGGTCGACCTCGGGTCGGCCCGGATCGGTTGGCCGACACCGAGGCTCGGTCGGACCGAACTCGCCAGCCAGATCTTCACCGGTGCCCACCTGTCCGAACGGCACCGGCAGATCTTCATCATCTCTCTCGGCGAGTTGGTCCTGACCGTCGGTATGGGGTTGGCCGCCAGCGACTTCGAGGCCAGCCGGGTGGCGGCGTGCACTATCGCGCTCGCCAACGCGCTCCTGCTGTTCCAGATGTACTTCCACCGGATTCGACAGCTGCTGGCACCGGACGCCGTCTCGATGGTGGAGCGGGTCCGCTCCGGCACCGCCACCTCGTACACCCACCTGGTCATGGTGGCGGGGGTGGTGGTCATCTCGGCCGGCGACACGCTCGTCATCGACCGTCCGTTCGGGGAGGCGCCGCCAGGCTGGATCGTCGTCATCCTGGGTGGGCCCGCCTTGTTCCTGCTCGGCGGCTGTCTGTTCGACTTCGTGGTCACCGGTCGGATCCTCTGGCCACGGGTGCTGGGGATCGTCGTGCTGGGCGCCGTCGGACCCGCGATGCCGCTGCTGCCACCGCTCGCCATCATGATCGTGGCGAACCTGGTCCTGCTGCTCACGCTGATCGTCGAGACGGTGGCCCCCCGCTCGCGACTGACCAGCGCTCCGCTGCCCGCCGGGTGAGCCGGCACCGCCACCGGTCGGTGGTACCGACCCGACCGGGTCAGCGCAGCGCCGGTGGTGCCGCCGTTCGGGGGTGCAGCCGGGTGCTCAGCAGATTCGCCACGGCGACCAGGGCCAGAACGATCATGGCGAGGAGGGCGACCACGAGCGGCGGCAGCAGGTACGTCACCGGTGCCACCCCGCCCAGCAGGACCAGACCAGCCAGCCGCGACCTGGACACCCGACCGAACACGGTGTAGTCCAGCACCCCACGGCCGAGCAGGAAGAGAGCCGGGCCGCCGAGGATGACCACGGCCCAGGACGGTGGGGTCTCACCGAACGGCCGATCGACCACGAGCGTGCCGGTGACCGCCGCACCCCCGATGCCGGCCACCATGATCAGGTGAGTGACCGCGGCGGACTGGCCGAGCAGTGAGGGTCTCGTCGACTTGGCGATCGCCTCGGTCAGCATTTCTCCGGCCCGGTAGATGTAGATCCGCCACATCAGCACCACGATCAGGAAAACGACCACGAGCGCCCAGACCCGCGGAGCCCTGTAGTCGCTGTCGCTGAAGGCTTCGGCGACCGCGAAAATCGATACGCCGAGCGCGACGATGACGAACTGGCGGTACCGCTCGGAGAGCCTCTCACCGGCCAGCCTCCACTCCTCCGAGCGCGAACGCCCCATTCCTGGCACGGGCCAGCCGAGCGCGGCCGCGGCGTACTCGATCCCGACGGCCACCGCCCAGAGCACCAGGCGAGCCGTGTCGCCGAGGAATGCCCCACCGATCCACCCGATCCCGGCGACGACCTCCCAGAACAGGATCCGGCTGCACCTCCGCCGCTGGACCGGCTCCCGCACGACCAGCATGAGGTAGACGCTGGAGCCCAGGTGGATCGCCAGGTACGTGCTCGCGAACAGCAGGCCGCGGCTGCCGTACGCGTCGGCAACCGTGGCCGCCAGCAGCAGGCTTGCCGCCATCGTCCCGATGAACTGCACCTGGAGCGCTGACCGGGCCCGGTCGAGCGTGTCACCCGACCACGCGGTCAACGCCCAGATGAACGTGAACGCGAGCAGCAGCACCAGGGTCTGGGCGGCACCCGTCCAGGTGAGCTCGTTGGCCAACTTCTCGGCGAGGGAGATCAGCGCGAAGACGTAGACCAGGTCGAAGAACAACTCCAGGAATGCCGGATGCGCCGGATTCTTCCGGCCGGGGTCCGCCGACCGGGCGTCGCTCTCCGCAGCCATCGATCACCCCGTCGCGCCCGTTCACGGTCACCCGCTTGACGACACTACGGGTTGCGGGTCAGCAACAGAGGGTGGTTGCCCGGGGCGGCTCGCGGGGACCGCGTACCGGTGGTCAGCGCAGGCGCCGGGCGGTGAACCTGGTTGGCGGATCGGCGATCGCGTCCTGGGCCGCGATCAGTTGAATCTCCCGGGTGCCCGCCGCGAGGGTTGCCTCCAGGACGGCGAAGACGGAGGCGATGGTGCGTTCCAGCGCCGTCGCGGGCGAGCCCGTCGTGCATAGATGCGCGAGGTACAGCGCCGCGGTGACGTCGCCGCCGCCGTTCGGGTTGATCGGCAGCAGCGGCGTGGTGACCGCCCAGGCGCCCTCGTCCGAGACAGCCACCACCTCCAGTGACCCCTCCGGCACGTCGCCGTGCAGGACGCTGGTGACCAGGACGTGCCGCGGCCCCGTCTCGCGCACCACGTCGACCGCCGCCAGCACCTCCGTCAGGGAGTTCGTCGTACGGCCGGCGAGAAAGTCCAGCTCGAAATGGTTCGGGGTGATGATGTCGGCGCGCGGGACGACGATGTCCCGCATGTACTCCGGGATACCCGGCCGGACGAACATCCCGCGGCCGATGTCGCCCATCACCGGGTCACAGCAGTACACGGCGGCCGGGTTGGCCGCCTTGACCTTGTCCACCGCGTCGAGGATCACCGCGCCCATCGCCGGGTCGCCCTGGTAGCCCGACAGCACCGCGTCGGCGCTGCCGAGGACCCCGCGGTCCGCGATGCCATCGATCACCTCCGCCACCTGGGCCGGCTCCAGCAGCGGCCCGCGCCATGCGCCGTACCCCGTGTGGTTGGAGAAGTGGACCGTCAGCACCGGCCAGACCTCGTGCCCGAGCCGCTGGAGGGGGAAGGCGGCCGCTGAGTTGCCGACGTAGCCGTAGGCGACCGAAGACTGGATGGACAGGATCTTCACCGCCCCATCATGGCGGTTCGCGCCGGTGGCACACGAGGACCCACCATTTGTGTCGGGTGGCCCACTCCGGGCGCGCCCTACCTGGGCTCGGAAATCGACGCGCGATTGATGTAGGCGACCTGGGTGGCGAAGGCCAGCAGGGCCAACACGGTGCCGACGCCGATCGCGAACCCGGACGACAGCCCCGCAAGTCCGGCCAGCAGCGTGACCGAGAGCCCCGCCAGCAGCGCGTTCACCGCACCCACCATCGCCGCCGTGGTGAGCAACATCTGCGCCCGCCCGGGCGCGCTGCCGACCGCCGCCCAACTCGCCCGCATGGTGCCCTCACTCTGCACCGCATCGGCGAAGAAGTCGTGCTCGGCGGCCAGCCGGTGCTGGTAGTACGCCCTGATGCGTTGGATCCGCGCGAGATCCAGCTCGTTCTCCACCATGTCCTGCACCAGCCGCAGGAATGTGAGCAGCCCGGTGATCATCAGCGTGGGCAGCACCGCCCCGAGGTACGGCCCGACGAACGCGGCGTTGCTGGAGACGAAACCGAGCCCGATCAGAGCGGCAGAGAGCATGGAGAGGAAAACCGTCGCCCGACCCACCGACTCGGTGACGGTGGCGCTGCGGGAGGTCTGAAGCACGAAATGCTCGGTGGTCAGGGCGGTGAGCAACGCCTGCTCGCGTTCTCCGTCGTCCATGCACCTCACCGTCCGCGCTGAGCAGGGGACATTGTCACGATACGAGGTCCGGGGTTGCGCGGGTCCGGAAAACCGAGGGCCGGGCTCGTTTTCTGCCTGCGGTCAGGCCCCCTCCGGCCCGCGACCGCCGTGGTGACCCCGACGGTCGTCCCCGTCGCCGGGATCCACGCCCCGCGCCCCGTCATCGCCGCCATCGCTGCGGCTGAGCCCATGGCCCCAGGTCGGTGCCGCGAGCACGAGCAGTGCGATCGCAAGGACTGGCATGAGCGCCAGCAGTGGTGCCGTCACCAGGCCGGGCGAGGAAGCGTGGCCGAGCGCCACCGCACTCTCCAAGCGGATGCCCGGCTCAAGGAATCCGGGTTGGTCGCTGAACGAGTGCAACTCTTGCAGGACAACCGGCCGGAGCGGCGCCACAGCCGCCAGGTCAGCGTCGATGACGGCAGCGGCCAGCAGAAAGGCCCCCAGCATCGCCGGGACACCGAACCGCCGCTGCCGGCCGGCGGCCACCACGAGCACCGTCAGCCCGGCGGCAACCGCCAGCATGGTCGGCAACCGGACGGCGAGCGCGACCAGCAGCCGGGGCAGGTCGCCTCCGCCGACGGGGGCGAGCAGGACGACGGCCAGCCCGGCGACGGCGGCCCACGCGACCCAACGGATCCAGCGTGTGTCGGTCCGCGGCCGACCGGTCAACGTCACCACCGATCCGCCGCAGATCAGCGACATGCCCAGCAATGCCGGCCAATGCTGGGTGACCTGCGCCGACAACGCCTCACCCAGCCACGCGAGATCGTCGGCGAGGGACGGGCGTGGAGCGTTCAGCGGCGCGTAGAACGGCGACAGGTACCTCGGCCCGTCCGAGCCCTTCGCCGACAGCACGGCGTCGACGGCGAGCACGCCGACACCAGCGGCCACGGCGACGCGGCCGCGCCCGGTACCGAGCAGCACGATCACCGCGAGGCCGGTCAGTGCCACCGCGATCGCCTGCCCCGCGAGGACCCACGCGCCCGACATCGCGCCAGCCACATGCACCACCGACGCGCCGGCAACCACCGACCAACACACCGATCCAGGAGACAGCCGCACGGCGAACATCCAACCACGGCACCCGGTCAGCTCGTCGCCTCCGATGCCCACCAACCCGGACGACGCCGACCGCTGTTCCCTATCGTCCAGGCGCGAGGCTTTCGGCGTACGCGGGAATCTCGGGGTGCCCGAACAGCCCGGGAAGCCCGCCCGTGTGGATGAAGACCGTCGTGTCGCCCGGTTCGATCTCGCCTCGCCGGATCGCCGCGATGAGCCCCGCCATCGCGCGCCCGGTGTACGTGGGGTCGAGGATGATCCCCTCGAGCCGGGCGACGAGCGTCAGCGCCTCCTGGACCGTCGCGGTCAGGCTCGCGTAGCCGCTGCCGACCTGGTCACGGTCGACCCGCAGGTCTTCGGCACGAACATTCGGCGAGAGCGGGGTGACGAACGACGCGACGCGCTGCCGGGGGTCGACCACCGCCCCCACGTCGACGCCCAGCGTGCGATCCGGGCCCAGGCTCGCGACGAGCCCGGCCATCGTTGCGCCCGAGCCGAGCGCGACCACGGCGGTACGCAGGTCGGGCACCTGGGACAGCAACTCCTCGCCGCACTGTGCGTAACCGCGGGCCGCCAACGCGGTGGACCCGCCGAACGGGATGAGGGCGGGGCGTGCACCTTCGGAACGCAGCCGGTCGCACACCCGCGTGGCGGCGTCTGCGAGCGCCGGCTGACCCTGCACACCGGTGAAGACGACCTCGGCGCCGAGGAACGCATCCAGAACGAGGTTGCCGGTTCGAGCCACCGGCGGTTCACCCGGGAACACCAGCACGGCGCGCAGGCCGAGGCGCGCGGCGGCCGCGGCGGTGAGCCGGGCGTGGTTGCTCTGTGGCGCCCCCGTGGTGACCAGCGTGTCGGCGTCATTCGCGAGTGCTTCGGCGACCGTCCACTCCAACTTGCGGATCTTGTTGCCGCCGCCGCCGAGGCCGGTGAGGTCGTCCCTCTTGACGAGCAGGTCATCGCGACCGAGCCCGAGCGCGGTGGCCAGGCGGGGCATCGGCTCCACCGGTGTGGGCCACGTGCCGAGCGCGAGCGGAACGATCGGTCCGGACATGCTGGTGGCTCCTCAGTGTCGGCGTGGCACGGCAGCGGTCGGCGCGACTGGCACCCTATGTCCCGGCCGTCCGGTCGCCTCCACTCGCCGGCCGCCTCGGCGTTCGGTCGGCAGCAAGTGGCGGTCGCGACCGGCCGCCCGCCGCTCTACCTCAGGAAATCCAGCAGGTGCCGTGCGGTCTCCTCGGGAGCCTCTTCCGGAATGAAGTGCCCAACCGGGACCGGCCCGCCGCGAACGTCGTCGGACCATTGCCTCCAGATGCCGAGCGGGTCGTCGTAGAGCTTCGCGACCTGACCCTGTTGACTCCAGAGAAACAGCACGGGGCACGCGATCTTCCGGTTGCCTCGGTCCGCCTCGTCCTGCTGGTAGTCCAGCGTGGCGGCGGCGCGGAATTCCTCGCAGATCGCGTGGACGGTAGCGGGATCGCTGAACTGTCGGACGTAGGCGGCCCGCACCTCGGCTGGGAACGCGTCCTTCACCTCAGGCCACGTGTCGAGCATGAAGTCCACGAGGACGGCGGGCGCCGCGTCGATGAACCGCTCGGGCACCGGCGCCGGTGCCGCCAGGAACGACCACACCCAGTACGAGAGGCTGAACGTCTTGTCGGCACGGTCGTACACGTCGCCGACCGGCACGACGTCCAGGACGGCGAGCCGGGTGACGACGTCTGGTTCGTCGAGCGCGAGACGGTAGGCGCACCGTGCCCCGCGATCATGCCCGACGAGCCTGAACCGCTCATGACCCAGACTCCGCATGACCTCGATCTGGTCGCGGGCGATCGCTCGCATGCTGTACGGCTCGTGATCGGCTCTGCTCGGCGGTTTGCTGCTGTCGCCCCAGCCGCGCATGTCGGTTACGACCACGGTGTGGTTCTCGGCAAGCTGCGGCGCTACGCGATGCCACATGAGGTGCGTCTCGGGAATGCCGTGCAGGAGCAGAACCGGGGGCCCGCTTCCGCCGCGGCGTCCGTGGATCGTCGCCCCCGACGTCGGGATGTCGAACCCCTCGAACATCGCCCCGGACCCCCCTCCCGCGACTCTTGAGGACCGTCGTCGCACGATCTGCTCGTGGCTCGCTGGAGGACCGGCTCCGCGCTCTCCTGGGCCAGGTACGACGCTAGCAGGGGAAGAGGAAATGGTCGGACTTCAGACGGAATATCCGGTCACGCCTCGGCGGCCAGCGCGAGGACGTCTCGCGCGGTGGGCAGTGCGGCCTCGCGGTGCGCCGGGACGAGACCGATGCGGGTGCGCCGGTCGAGCAGGTCGTCGACAGTGAGTGCGAGTTCGTGCCGGGCGGCCCAGAGGAGTTCCGCGCCGGTGACCGGGATGTCGGGGCCGATCGGCTGCCGGAGTTCGGTGGGCGCGTCGGCCAGGACGTTGACGGCCTCGGTGCCGTACCGGTGGATGAGCCGGCGTGGCGCGGGGACTCGGGCCAGCTGCGCCCTGCTCGCCGCGCCGGGCAGCGGGAGGCGGCGGGTGCGGCACCGGCCGGCAGCGAGGCGGCGCTGACGGATGGCGGTGTCGACGGCGTCCTGGGCCATCCGGCGGTAGGTGGTGAGCTTGCCGCCGATCACGCTGATGATCCCGTCGGGATCGTCGATGACGGCGTGTCGGCGGGACAGGTCGGCGGTTCGGGTGTCGGCGTCGGCGAGCAGCGGCCGTAGCCCGGCGTAGGCACCGAGGACGTCGGTGGGTTGTAGCGGCTGATCGAGGACGCTGTTGAGGACGTCGAGCAGGAACGCGATGTCGGCGTCGGTGGGTTGCGGCACATCGGGGACCGGTCCGCTCACCGGCTCGTCGGTCAGCCCGGCGTACACCAGGCCGTCGGTCTGGGGCAGGGCGAAGACGTAGCGGGTGAACTCGCCGGGGACCGGGATGGTGAGGCCGGCCCAGAGCCCGCCCAGACGGGCGGCGGACAGGACGATGTGGGTTCCGCGGGACGGACGCAGGTGTACGTGTGGAGTCAGGCTGCTGGCCCACACGCCCGTGGCGTTGATGACGGCTCGGGCGGCGACGTGCATGCGTGCCCCGGTGCGGGTGTCCTCGATGGTGGCGCCCTCCCGGTGCAGGCTGATCGCCCGGCAGCGGGTCAGGATGCGGGCGGAGTGCGCCGCGGCGGCGCGCGCGAGGCCGACGACGAGGCGAGCGTCGTCGCAGAGCTGGCCGTCCCAGGACAGGTGTGCACCGCGCAGGCCGCCCGGCCGCAGGGCGGGTGCCATCGCGCGCGCCTCGGCCGAGCCGAGCCGGCGCGTTCCGGGCAGAGTCCGTCGGGAGGTTCCGGCGCAGGTGCGCAGCAGGTCTCCGGCGTGCAGGCCGGCCGCCGCGGCACCCGCCTGCCAACGGCTGGTGTACGCGGTCGCCGGGAGCAGCATCGGCAACGGGCGCGTCAGGTGCGGCGCGGTGCGAGTGAGCAGCAGGTGGCGCTCGGCGGCGCTCTCGTAGGCGATGCCGACCTGGCCGTGTGCGAGATATCGCAGGCCCCCGTGGATCAGTTTGGAGCTCCACCGGGAGGTGCCGTGGGCCAGGTCGTCGGCGTCGACGGCGACCACGGACAGTCCACGGCTCGCGGCGTCGAGCGCCACTCCGGCGCCGGTGACGCCCAGCCCGACCACCAGGACGTCGACGGGCGCCCCGGCGGCCAGCTCGGTGAGGTCACGTTCCCGGCGGGAGACGGTCAGCGAGGTTTTCACACGCCTCCTTGCGATGCAGTGACGTTCGATGTCACTCTGTCACACATGAATATGGAAGGGGAAGCGTCGACCGTCGGGTGGGCCCGCTGGGGCGCCACGAAGAACGCGAAGGCGCTACCGGACTCCGCTTCGACGCTGCTGGCGCAGGTGCTCGAACTGACACCGCCGCCGCCGGCCGTACCGCTGGCCGAGGTGACGGTGCCCGACTGCGAGCTGGACGACACGGTCCTCAGCGCGCTGCGACGGGCCCTGGGCGCCGAGCACGTGGTCACCACCCACGACGCCCGGGCACGACACGCGTCCGGCATGTCGACACCGGACCTGCTACGCCACCGGCACGGCGAGGTGCCGGTGGCACCGCAGGCCGTGCTGCGCCCGGCAGACCACGCCGAGGTGCTGTCCATCCTCGGCCTCTGCTCCCGGTACCCGGTGGCCGTGGTCCCGTTCGGTGGTGGCACCTCGGTCGTGGGCGGGCTCACGCCGTCCGCGACGCGGCACGTCGCCGTCGATCTGAGCCGGCTGGACAATGTCGTCGCCATCGACCCGTTGTCGCGGACCGCCACGCTCCAGGCCGGGCTGCGCGCCCCACGGGCCGCCGAGCTGCTCGCCGAGCACGGGTTCACC is part of the Micromonospora cremea genome and encodes:
- a CDS encoding ABC transporter ATP-binding protein, whose product is MTIAIEARNVVFSFGQTPALRGASIAVDEGEIVAIMGASGSGKSTLLHCLAGILVPDSGEVLFDGARVDSMTEARRSSLRRDRFGFVFQFGQLVPELTTAENVALPLLLNGTRRAEALRKAYGWFERLGLEGLEQRRSGELSGGQAQRVALARGLVAGPEVLFADEPTGALDSLTGEQVMDLLVTAAREQGTTVILVTHEPRVAAYADREVIVRDGRVNAPDRIAS
- a CDS encoding PadR family transcriptional regulator, whose product is MSVPLTLLGLLDREPSHGYDLKREYDTYFGRGKPLPFGQVYSTLSRLARDGKVVISEVGPGEGPDRKRYIITDLGATEVEQWLTQPVEPEPHLQTVLFAKVVLALMLDRPADEYLDTQRSAHLQRMRELTEIKRTGNLVDALLADHGLYHLEADLRWIEMTGARLDSLKKAVRP
- a CDS encoding isocitrate lyase/PEP mutase family protein codes for the protein MTAATFRALHHGRATGDPLVLPGPWDAASARVLADAGFPALATPSAGIAASLGYEDGATPPDEMFAAVARIVRAVSVPVSADVEGGYGLAPKELVERILETGAVGCNLEDSEGHATLKDPQRHADWLAEVRAEAGDALFINARVDTFLVGTGEPADALARARLYLAAGADCVYPLLAPPEVLPLLREGIEGPINMAAEPDRESVAELGRLGATRITFGPGMQRYAARTIGDLAAALRV
- a CDS encoding low temperature requirement protein A — its product is MTSSPLPRILRRRGEPEFPTFLELFFDLVYIFMFSRLAAGLVNDLSARNAAQTAVLLLAAWWVWVLTAWLTDLFNPRLPLVQATVLLVMFGTLLMAIAIPRAFGTHGWLFVAAYFAIHLVRDSVLIPGTRMNRPIQARSIRVFFWFGVTVGPWVAGALVDGTARLVLWSIAVAVDLGSARIGWPTPRLGRTELASQIFTGAHLSERHRQIFIISLGELVLTVGMGLAASDFEASRVAACTIALANALLLFQMYFHRIRQLLAPDAVSMVERVRSGTATSYTHLVMVAGVVVISAGDTLVIDRPFGEAPPGWIVVILGGPALFLLGGCLFDFVVTGRILWPRVLGIVVLGAVGPAMPLLPPLAIMIVANLVLLLTLIVETVAPRSRLTSAPLPAG
- a CDS encoding low temperature requirement protein A — translated: MAAESDARSADPGRKNPAHPAFLELFFDLVYVFALISLAEKLANELTWTGAAQTLVLLLAFTFIWALTAWSGDTLDRARSALQVQFIGTMAASLLLAATVADAYGSRGLLFASTYLAIHLGSSVYLMLVVREPVQRRRCSRILFWEVVAGIGWIGGAFLGDTARLVLWAVAVGIEYAAAALGWPVPGMGRSRSEEWRLAGERLSERYRQFVIVALGVSIFAVAEAFSDSDYRAPRVWALVVVFLIVVLMWRIYIYRAGEMLTEAIAKSTRPSLLGQSAAVTHLIMVAGIGGAAVTGTLVVDRPFGETPPSWAVVILGGPALFLLGRGVLDYTVFGRVSRSRLAGLVLLGGVAPVTYLLPPLVVALLAMIVLALVAVANLLSTRLHPRTAAPPALR
- the pdxY gene encoding pyridoxal kinase PdxY, with amino-acid sequence MKILSIQSSVAYGYVGNSAAAFPLQRLGHEVWPVLTVHFSNHTGYGAWRGPLLEPAQVAEVIDGIADRGVLGSADAVLSGYQGDPAMGAVILDAVDKVKAANPAAVYCCDPVMGDIGRGMFVRPGIPEYMRDIVVPRADIITPNHFELDFLAGRTTNSLTEVLAAVDVVRETGPRHVLVTSVLHGDVPEGSLEVVAVSDEGAWAVTTPLLPINPNGGGDVTAALYLAHLCTTGSPATALERTIASVFAVLEATLAAGTREIQLIAAQDAIADPPTRFTARRLR
- a CDS encoding pyridoxal-phosphate dependent enzyme, with translation MSGPIVPLALGTWPTPVEPMPRLATALGLGRDDLLVKRDDLTGLGGGGNKIRKLEWTVAEALANDADTLVTTGAPQSNHARLTAAAAARLGLRAVLVFPGEPPVARTGNLVLDAFLGAEVVFTGVQGQPALADAATRVCDRLRSEGARPALIPFGGSTALAARGYAQCGEELLSQVPDLRTAVVALGSGATMAGLVASLGPDRTLGVDVGAVVDPRQRVASFVTPLSPNVRAEDLRVDRDQVGSGYASLTATVQEALTLVARLEGIILDPTYTGRAMAGLIAAIRRGEIEPGDTTVFIHTGGLPGLFGHPEIPAYAESLAPGR
- a CDS encoding alpha/beta fold hydrolase, with the translated sequence MFEGFDIPTSGATIHGRRGGSGPPVLLLHGIPETHLMWHRVAPQLAENHTVVVTDMRGWGDSSKPPSRADHEPYSMRAIARDQIEVMRSLGHERFRLVGHDRGARCAYRLALDEPDVVTRLAVLDVVPVGDVYDRADKTFSLSYWVWSFLAAPAPVPERFIDAAPAVLVDFMLDTWPEVKDAFPAEVRAAYVRQFSDPATVHAICEEFRAAATLDYQQDEADRGNRKIACPVLFLWSQQGQVAKLYDDPLGIWRQWSDDVRGGPVPVGHFIPEEAPEETARHLLDFLR
- a CDS encoding glycerol-3-phosphate dehydrogenase/oxidase is translated as MKTSLTVSRRERDLTELAAGAPVDVLVVGLGVTGAGVALDAASRGLSVVAVDADDLAHGTSRWSSKLIHGGLRYLAHGQVGIAYESAAERHLLLTRTAPHLTRPLPMLLPATAYTSRWQAGAAAAGLHAGDLLRTCAGTSRRTLPGTRRLGSAEARAMAPALRPGGLRGAHLSWDGQLCDDARLVVGLARAAAAHSARILTRCRAISLHREGATIEDTRTGARMHVAARAVINATGVWASSLTPHVHLRPSRGTHIVLSAARLGGLWAGLTIPVPGEFTRYVFALPQTDGLVYAGLTDEPVSGPVPDVPQPTDADIAFLLDVLNSVLDQPLQPTDVLGAYAGLRPLLADADTRTADLSRRHAVIDDPDGIISVIGGKLTTYRRMAQDAVDTAIRQRRLAAGRCRTRRLPLPGAASRAQLARVPAPRRLIHRYGTEAVNVLADAPTELRQPIGPDIPVTGAELLWAARHELALTVDDLLDRRTRIGLVPAHREAALPTARDVLALAAEA